The following proteins are co-located in the Deferribacter autotrophicus genome:
- a CDS encoding KdsC family phosphatase, giving the protein MIKYIFLDVDGVLTDGAIIYGEHCGEIKNFNVRDGLGIKLAIRLGYEIFVLTGRNSNVTKQRCKELGITNVFQGLDNKVKIYEEIKRKYNFSDNEAAYIGDDINDISLLKKVGFSATVNDAPDYVKDVVDFIVPVDGGKGAVRVFIEEIIKRNGQWEKVLSFY; this is encoded by the coding sequence TTTTTGGATGTTGATGGTGTTTTAACTGATGGAGCTATAATATATGGTGAACATTGTGGTGAAATAAAGAATTTTAATGTGAGAGATGGATTAGGTATTAAACTTGCAATAAGACTTGGATATGAAATATTTGTGTTAACTGGTAGAAATTCTAATGTTACTAAACAAAGATGTAAGGAACTTGGGATTACAAATGTGTTTCAAGGACTTGATAATAAAGTAAAAATATACGAAGAGATTAAAAGAAAATATAATTTCAGCGATAATGAAGCTGCTTATATTGGTGATGATATAAATGATATTTCTTTGCTAAAAAAAGTTGGATTTTCAGCTACCGTCAACGATGCTCCTGATTATGTTAAGGATGTAGTCGATTTTATCGTGCCTGTGGATGGTGGTAAAGGAGCTGTGAGAGTTTTTATTGAGGAAATTATAAAGAGAAATGGGCAGTGGGAAAAGGTTTTAAGTTTTTATTGA